Part of the Atribacteraceae bacterium genome is shown below.
GCATACCCGTGGTCGTCGTTACCGGCGGTGAACCGCTGCTGTACCCCGATCTGCTGCAACTGACCAGTAAAAGCCGCCGTCTTTTTTTTGTAATCATCACCAACGGCACCCTGGTCACGCCGGAAGTGGCGCGGCAGGTGGCGGGCAGCGGCAATACCGTGCTGCTTGTCAGTATCGAAGGTTCTCCCGCGGACACGGATGAGCGGCGCCGGTCCGGTGCTTATGCGGCAGCAATGGAGGCATTTACCCACCTGCGTAACGCCGGCGCTTTCTTTGGTTTTGCCGCCACGAATACAACGGCCAACACCGCTTACCTTGGCAGCGATGCCTTCATGCAAAAAATGACCGAATGCGGCTGCGGCGTCGGTTTTTTTACCGAGTACGTGCCCTGCGATCCTCATCCCCATCCCCACTGGGTCCTCAGTGAAACGGAGCGGGAGGCTTTCGCCGGCGTGTCCTGGAACTGTGGCGGCAGCAGCCGCTGATCCTTATCCAGTTTCCCCACGATGAATATGGTGAAGACAATTACTGTTCGGCAGCGGGGCGGGCCTCCCTGCACATAAATTCCCAGGGCGGCATTGAACCCTGCCCGTTTATCTCCATTGCCTGTGAAAATATCCGTGAGGGTGGCCTGCTTGCCGCCTGTCGCTCTCCGTTCCTGCGGGCCATCCGGGAGCAGGACCAATTACTCCGGCGCAAACGCTTTGCCTGCGCCCTTTTTGAACACCTTGCCGAAATCGAGGATATTGCCGCCCACCTGAAAGGTCCCACCGGAATATGAATAAAACGGTTGGCGTGAAAATCAGTACAAAATTTTATATATTTGCGAAATATATTTTAGTTTTTCACGTGATGTGATAAAACATGTCAAAATTATTCTTAAAAGGTAGGCCGGGAACATAAAAAAACCGGGGAAAGAAGCCATTAAAATAAAAGCTTAGGAGGTTAATTATCGTGGGCGGTCAACGCTTTTTAGTCATTATTGAACAAGACGAAGACGGCAAGTATGTAGCTTCCGTCCCGTCTCTCCCCGGTTGTCATACCCAAGCGGATAACCTGGCTGTGTTAGAAAAGCGGGTCCAAGAGGCAATAAAGCTTTATCTTGACGAAAAAAGCCACTTCATTTTCGTGCCAGAGAAATTTATAGGTATTCATCAGGTTGAGGTACAGCTGTGACAAGACTTGCTATTATCTCTGCCGAAGATATGGAGTGTATACTTGTCCATCTCGGTTTCGTACGCCAAAGACAGGTGGGCAGTCATGTTCTGTTTGCTCATCCCGATGGGCGCTGCACGGTTGTTCCATTCCACAAGGGAGAAGATTTGGGCAGGGGCCTAATCAGAAAAATCCTCCGCGATATAGATATGTCCCCGGAAGAATATGAAAAGTTGAGACAAAAAGTCACATAAGTCACCCGCTGCTCATAATATTGCAGCAGGTTCGAGAAGAGAGAGCGGGTCCGTCCCTTCCCCTTGCTCAGTTCCGATGACCTCTACGACGAGGCAAAATATCGGGAGTTTCGATGATAATTCTATCTTGTCCCAAATGCAGGAGGAAAGCCGATGTCAGGGACTCATTCTGGACCCATCCTCTCGAAAACGGATAGCAAGCGCATTCCCCGGAGCTCCCTGCGGGCTACGCGAGCGAATGATCACCGAAAAGAATTTCTGGCATTTGAAGAATCATCCCCGCCAGTTGGAAGCCATCCAGGGCCTACGCCTGAAGGCACCCGAAAACCAAAACTGCTGGATCATCTCCGCGAAGCTTTACGTTCCCGCCATTACAGCCGAAGGCGTGGGGTAATGAGGGGAGCAATTTGGGAGCAAACATAAAAAAACGGGAGCAAAAACAGCCTATTTTTTGCCCGGGAAGAAACCAACAACACCAAGCAGGACAAGACTTTTTGCAACCTCAGCCAACCTACACAAAAGGCGTTTTTCGCACTACGGATCCGTAGGTTGGGGGTTCGACTCCCTCCGGGCGCGCCATAAGAAATGAGCAACCGTCAAATGTTGTATACAATGGTACTAATCTTGGGAAGGCTGCTTTTTTAAGGCAGCCTCCCCCCAGTGGCTACATATACGCTTTCCGATATATAGCCTCCATCTCGCTTACCAGCGGCATCTTGGGGTTGGCGGTGGTGCACTGATCCTCAAAGGCCTTATCCGCCAAATCGGCCACCCTGGCTTCAAAATCCTCCCAAGCGACCCCACACTGCGCTATGGTCAATGGGATATCCAGCAACTTGAGTAAATCCCTGACCCCTTTAACCAGAGCGGCTACGCCTTCCTCGACAGTAGAGAATTTATATCCCAATATATGCGCTATTTCGGCGTATTTCCGGTCGGCCACGTACTTGCCGTACTTGGGAAAGGAAGCAAACTTGGCCGGCTTCCGGGCATTGTACTCGATAACATGGGGTAATAATATCGCGTTCACCCGGCCATGAGGTATATTAAACTCCCCTCCTAATTTATGCGCCATACTGTGGTTTATCCCCAGGAAAGCGTTTGCAAATGCCATACCGGCTATACATGAAGCATTGTGCATTTTTTCGCGGGCCTCTTTCTTGCTGCCATCTTTATAAACCAGGGGAAGGTATTCGAACACCAACTGTATGGCCTTTATGGCCAGCGCATCGGTATAATCCGACGCCAGAACCGACACATAGGCTTCGATTGCGTGAGTCAACACGTCCATGCCGGTGTCGGCGGTCACCCGCGGAGGAACACTCATCACAAACTCAGGGTCCACGATAGCCACGTCGGGAGTGAATTCATAATCGGCCAGCGGGTACTTGGTATTGGTGGTCTTGTCGGTTATGACCGTAAAGGAAGTAACCTCCGACCCGGTTCCTGAAGTTGTGGGTATGGCCACCATCTTGGCTTTTAGACCCAACACCGGGAATTTGAAGGCTTTTTTCCTTATATCCAGGAACTTAAGATGCAACGCCCTGAAGTCTGTATCGGGATGCTCATAGAACAGCCACATGGCCTTAGCGGCGTCCATGGGTGATCCACCACCCAGTGCTATTATGACGTCGGGTTTGAAACTGTTCATAATTTCAACCCCGCTCATCACTGTCTCTACAGACGGGTCAGGTTCCACATCGGCAAATATTTCACTATGCACGTAAGACAGTCCGTTCTCCGGCCTCTTTCTGAGGTAGTGCAACACCTTGTTCACATATCCCAACTGGACCATGGTCGGGTCGGTAACTATGAAAGCGCGATGTATGTCAGGCATATCCTCAAGATAACGCACCGCTCCGGGTTGAAAATATATCTTAGGCGGTATCTTGAACCATTGCATGTTGACTCTCCTCTTGGCCACTTTCTTCAGATTTACCAAGTGCACCGCTGATATATTGGAAGTGGTGGCATTTCTGCCGAACGAACCACATCCCAAGGTCAATGACGGAAGATAGGTATTGTACAGATCACCTATGGCGCCATGACTGGCCGGAGCATTGACAATAAGGCGTCCGACTTTGATTTTTTTGGAAAACAGATCAATTACCTTGTCATCTTCGGTATGAATCACCGCCGAATGTCCCATCCCTCCGAAATTCACCATCTGTTCGGCTCTTTCGATGCCTTCCTGGTGGTCTTTCACGATATACATGGCCAGGATAGGACTCAGTTTCTCGCGGGAAAGAGGATAATCGGGACCCACTCCGTCAAGTTGCGCAATCAGTATCTTGCTGTTGAGTGGTACCTCGATCCCGGCAATTTTGGCGATATCGTAGGCCGACTTGCCTACCACCGAAGGGTTCATGGAGCATTTGGTCTTGTCTATGGCCAGCTCTTCCACTTTCTTGATTTCTTCCCCTTCCAGGAAATAGCAGGCGTTATCTTTCATGAAGTCTATGAATTCTTCAGCAATAGCCTCATCGACGATTACCGCCTGCTCGGAAGCGCAGATCATTCCATTATCAAACGTTTTGGACAACATGAGGTCAGTAGCCGCTCTTTCCACATCAGCGGTTTTTTCTATATAGCAGGGCACGTTTCCAGGCCCCACTCCCAAAGCCGGCTTGCCCGCACTATATGCCGATTGCACCATGCCGGAACCACCGGTAGCCAGTATCAGGGCAACCCCAGGATGTTTCATAAGATACTGGGTAGCCTCAAGCGAAGGCTCATCCACCCACTGTATGCATCCTTCGGGTGCACCGGCGGATAAGGCAGCATCGCGCATGATTCTGGCGGCATGAGCGCTGCATTTCTGCGCTGACGGATGAAAACCGAAGATTATGGGGTTCCTGGTTTTTATAGCCACTATGGCCTTGAACGTGGTGGTGGATGTCGGGTTGGTCACTGGGGTGATTCCCGCAATGACTCCCACCGGTTCGGCCACCTCTTCGTAGCCTTCATACTCGTTTTCCCGGATCACTCCCACCGTTTTTTCTTCTCTGATACTGTTGTAGATATACTCGGTGGCAAAAAGGTTCTTTATGATCTTGTCCTCGTATACCCCCCGTCCCGTTTCCTCTACCGCCATTTTGGCGAGCTTCATGTGTTGATCTATACCGGCCATGGTCATAGCCTTGGTGATGGCATCGATTTGTTCCTGATCAAAGGCCAAAAAAGCATTTAATGCCTTGGTGGCATTATCAACCATCGCATCAATGGTTGTACGCGGGTCTCTTTCTTTTTCGCCCATAAAAACTACTCCTTTCTTATATGCACATGCACATAATCAGAACCTGAGTTCGTTACACTCACAAGTTATATAAGGCCAATTACAAAAAGATGGCGCATATCAAGGTGAAGTTCCTACCAGGAATCACCTCACTCCCTA
Proteins encoded:
- a CDS encoding type II toxin-antitoxin system HicB family antitoxin — its product is MGGQRFLVIIEQDEDGKYVASVPSLPGCHTQADNLAVLEKRVQEAIKLYLDEKSHFIFVPEKFIGIHQVEVQL
- a CDS encoding radical SAM protein, which codes for MICQNKEAAPKEVTPAALPRPRGGIGPLLRSALWLWGRSGPRRLFFVLRNGCRLWFANRRRLRQMKRLGISIPTVLAISPTMRCNFNCRGCYSRGRPVENELSGRELDALMREAEQLGIPVVVVTGGEPLLYPDLLQLTSKSRRLFFVIITNGTLVTPEVARQVAGSGNTVLLVSIEGSPADTDERRRSGAYAAAMEAFTHLRNAGAFFGFAATNTTANTAYLGSDAFMQKMTECGCGVGFFTEYVPCDPHPHPHWVLSETEREAFAGVSWNCGGSSR
- the adhE gene encoding bifunctional acetaldehyde-CoA/alcohol dehydrogenase; this encodes MGEKERDPRTTIDAMVDNATKALNAFLAFDQEQIDAITKAMTMAGIDQHMKLAKMAVEETGRGVYEDKIIKNLFATEYIYNSIREEKTVGVIRENEYEGYEEVAEPVGVIAGITPVTNPTSTTTFKAIVAIKTRNPIIFGFHPSAQKCSAHAARIMRDAALSAGAPEGCIQWVDEPSLEATQYLMKHPGVALILATGGSGMVQSAYSAGKPALGVGPGNVPCYIEKTADVERAATDLMLSKTFDNGMICASEQAVIVDEAIAEEFIDFMKDNACYFLEGEEIKKVEELAIDKTKCSMNPSVVGKSAYDIAKIAGIEVPLNSKILIAQLDGVGPDYPLSREKLSPILAMYIVKDHQEGIERAEQMVNFGGMGHSAVIHTEDDKVIDLFSKKIKVGRLIVNAPASHGAIGDLYNTYLPSLTLGCGSFGRNATTSNISAVHLVNLKKVAKRRVNMQWFKIPPKIYFQPGAVRYLEDMPDIHRAFIVTDPTMVQLGYVNKVLHYLRKRPENGLSYVHSEIFADVEPDPSVETVMSGVEIMNSFKPDVIIALGGGSPMDAAKAMWLFYEHPDTDFRALHLKFLDIRKKAFKFPVLGLKAKMVAIPTTSGTGSEVTSFTVITDKTTNTKYPLADYEFTPDVAIVDPEFVMSVPPRVTADTGMDVLTHAIEAYVSVLASDYTDALAIKAIQLVFEYLPLVYKDGSKKEAREKMHNASCIAGMAFANAFLGINHSMAHKLGGEFNIPHGRVNAILLPHVIEYNARKPAKFASFPKYGKYVADRKYAEIAHILGYKFSTVEEGVAALVKGVRDLLKLLDIPLTIAQCGVAWEDFEARVADLADKAFEDQCTTANPKMPLVSEMEAIYRKAYM